One genomic segment of Hordeum vulgare subsp. vulgare chromosome 2H, MorexV3_pseudomolecules_assembly, whole genome shotgun sequence includes these proteins:
- the LOC123431069 gene encoding putative leucine-rich repeat-containing protein DDB_G0290503 — translation MTNKAATASIIAAVGVVAVIGTIAAITTSKKASDDGGNMSTSIKLSQLCSSTLYPAKCETSLTPVVNESSNPEEVLRAALQVAMNEVGAAFAKYTEVGKGAADNITLSAIGECKKLLDDAIVDLKDMAGMRADQVVGQVNDLRVWLSGVMTYIYTCADGFDKPELKQAMDKLLTNSTELSSNALAIITRVGQFLHQGQDTKSGSTGGGSRRLLGWYLGDADDVESRRRLLAIDARLDEIADVRDASRRLLSETMDQITEMSHDGERHLQDVRDASRRLLSETMDQIAEMSHDGERHLQDVRDASRRLLSETMDQIAEMSHDGERHLQDVRDASRRLLSETMDQITEMSHDGERHLQDVSTPNPTGNMSTPNPTGNASKSKVMSFGDGSSASMFFGVSNLTKEADFVRRRLLSMSFNDASSKNNEVKQYGEGNKRRLLSMSFNDASSENEVKQYGEGNKRKLLNDASSENEVKQYGEGNKRKLLNDASSENEVKQYGEGNKRKLLNDASSENEVKQYGEGNKRKLLNDASSENEVKQYGEGNKRKLLNDASSENEVKQYGEGNKRKLLNDASSENEVKQYGEGNKRRLMSMSFNDASSESEVKQYGEGNRRKLLDDTSSENEVKQYGEGNKRKLLNDASSENEVKQYGEGNKRRLLSMSFNDATSENEVKQYGEGNKRRLMSMSFNDASSENEVKQYGEGNRRRLLSTQMQSIADMSAQMNRRLLATELPEDLAGKRQLLSNKLLMINDVAKEANCQLEAIANGRFPEEEEDRRVLATEVIGTIDDLPNHHRRNLLSAGAFPEWVSSHARRLLQFPGVLQKPNAVVAADGSGNFKTITEALDSVPKKSTARFVIYVKAGDYKEYVTVNKDQANIFMYGDGPTKTRVIGDKSNKGGFATIATRTFSAEGNGFICKSMGFVNTAGPDGHQAVALHVQGDMSVFFNCRFEGYQDTLYVHANRQFFRNCEVLGTIDFIFGNSAAVFQNCLMTVRKPMDNQGNMVTAHGRTDPNMPTGIVLQGCKIVPEDALFPVRTTIPSYLGRPWKEYARTVVMESTIGDLIKPEGWSEWMGDLGLKTLYYAEYANTGPGAGTSKRVAWPGYRVIGQAEATKFTAGVFIDGMSWLKNTGTPNVMGFIK, via the exons ATGACCAACAAGGCCGCCACCGCCAGCATCATCGCCGCCGTGGGCGTCGTTGCCGTCATCGGCACGATCGCCGCGATCACCACGTCCAAGAAGGCCAGCGACGACGGCGGCAACATGTCCACCAGCATCAAGCTCTCCCAGCTCTGCTCCTCCACGCTGTACCCGGCCAAGTGCGAGACCAGCCTCACCCCCGTCGTCAACGAGTCCTCCAACCCGGAGGAGGTCCTCCGGGCCGCGCTCCAGGTGGCCATGAACGAGGTTGGCGCCGCCTTCGCCAAATACACCGAAGTCGGCAAGGGCGCCGCCGACAACATCACCTTGAGCGCCATCGGCGAGTGCAAGAAGCTGCTCGACGACGCCATCGTGGACCTGAAAGACATGGCCGGCATGAGGGCCGACCAGGTCGTCGGCCAGGTCAACGACCTCAGGGTCTGGCTCTCCGGCGTCATGACCTATATCTACACCTGCGCCGATGGCTTCGACAAGCCGGAGCTCAAGCAGGCCATGGACAAGCTGCTGACCAACTCCACCGAGCTCAGCAGCAACGCCCTGGCTATCATCACCCGAGTCGGCCAGTTCCTGCATCAAGGGCAAGACACCAAGAGTGGCTCCACCGGCGGAGGGAGCCGCCGACTTCTCGGGTGGTACCTGGGTGACGCGGACGATGTGGAAAGCAGGCGCCGGCTTCTAGCCATCGATGCCAGGCTGGATGAGATCGCAGACGTTAGAGACGCGAGCCGGCGCCTCTTATCGGAGACGATGGACCAGATCACTGAGATGTCCCACGACGGTGAGCGCCACCTCCAAGACGTGAGAGACGCGAGCCGGCGCCTCTTATCGGAGACGATGGACCAAATCGCTGAGATGTCCCACGACGGTGAGCGCCACCTCCAAGACGTGAGAGACGCGAGCCGGCGCCTCTTATCGGAGACGATGGACCAAATCGCTGAGATGTCCCACGACGGTGAGCGCCACCTCCAAGACGTGAGAGACGCGAGCCGGCGCCTCTTATCGGAGACGATGGACCAAATCACTGAGATGTCCCACGACGGTGAGCGCCACCTCCAAGACGTGAGCACGCCCAACCCCACCGGAAACATGAGCACGCCCAACCCCACCGGAAACGCGAGCAAGTCCAAGGTCATGTCGTTCGGTGACGGCTCGTCGGCCTCGATGTTCTTCGGCGTCTCCAACCTGACTAAGGAGGCCGACTTCGTCAGGCGCCGGCTGCTGAGCATGTCATTCAACGACGCGTCTTCCAAGAACAACGAGGTTAAACAATATGGTGAAGGCAACAAGCGAAGGCTCCTGAGTATGTCGTTCAACGATGCCTCTTCGGAGAACGAGGTTAAGCAGTACGGCGAAGGCAACAAGCGAAAGCTCCTCAACGACGCCTCATCGGAGAATGAAGTTAAGCAATACGGCGAAGGCAACAAGCGAAAGCTCCTCAACGACGCCTCATCGGAGAACGAGGTTAAGCAATACGGCGAAGGCAATAAACGAAAGCTCCTCAACGACGCCTCGTCAGAGAACGAGGTTAAGCAATACGGCGAAGGCAATAAACGAAAGCTCCTCAACGATGCCTCGTCAGAGAACGAGGTTAAGCAATACGGCGAAGGCAATAAACGAAAGCTCCTCAACGACGCCTCGTCAGAGAACGAGGTTAAGCAATACGGCGAAGGCAATAAACGGAAGCTCCTCAACGACGCCTCGTCAGAGAACGAGGTTAAGCAATATGGTGAAGGTAACAAACGAAGGCTCATGAGCATGTCATTCAATGATGCCTCGTCGGAGAGCGAGGTTAAGCAATACGGCGAAGGCAACAGGCGAAAGCTCCTCGACGACACATCGTCAGAGAACGAGGTTAAGCAATACGGCGAAGGCAACAAGCGAAAGCTCCTCAACGACGCCTCGTCAGAGAACGAGGTTAAGCAATACGGCGAAGGCAACAAGCGAAGACTCTTGAGCATGTCGTTTAACGACGCCACCTCCGAGAACGAGGTTAAACAATATGGCGAAGGCAACAAGCGAAGACTCATGAGCATGTCGTTTAACGACGCCTCGTCGGAGAATGAGGTTAAACAATACGGCGAAGGCAACAGGCGAAGGCTCCTGTCCACCCAGATGCAGAGCATCGCCGACATGTCGGCGCAGATGAACCGCCGCCTCCTGGCGACGGAGCTCCCTGAGGACCTCGCCGGCAAACGTCAGCTGCTGTCTAACAAGCTCCTCATGATCAACGACGTGGCCAAGGAGGCCAACTGCCAGCTCGAGGCCATCGCCAACGGCAGgttccccgaggaggaggaggatcggAGGGTGCTGGCGACGGAGGTGATCGGGACGATCGACGACCTGCCCAACCACCACCGCCGCAACCTGCTGTCCGCCGGCGCGTTCCCGGAGTGGGTTTCGTCCCACGCCCGGAGGCTCCTCCAGTTTCCCGGCGTGCTGCAGAAGCCCAACGCGGTGGTGGCCGCTGACGGGAGCGGCAACTTCAAGACCATCACGGAGGCCCTCGACTCCGTGCCCAAGAAGTCCACCGCCCGCTTCGTCATCTACGTCAAGGCCGGCGACTACAAGGAGTACGTCACCGTCAACAAGGACCAGGCCAACATCTTCATGTACGGCGACGGGCCCACCAAGACCCGCGTCATCGGCGACAAGAGCAACAAGGGAGGCTTCGCTACCATTGCCACCCGCACCTTCT CGGCGGAAGGAAACGGGTTCATCTGCAAGTCGATGGGGTTCGTAAACACGGCGGGGCCGGACGGGCACCAGGCGGTGGCGCTGCACGTGCAGGGGGACATGTCGGTGTTCTTCAACTGCAGGTTCGAGGGGTACCAGGACACGCTGTACGTGCACGCCAACCGGCAGTTCTTCCGAAACTGCGAGGTGCTGGGCACCATCGACTTCATCTTCGGCAACTCGGCGGCGGTGTTCCAGAACTGCCTCATGACGGTGCGGAAGCCCATGGACAACCAGGGCAACATGGTGACCGCGCACGGCCGTACGGACCCCAACATGCCCACCGGCATTGTGCTCCAGGGGTGCAAGATCGTGCCGGAGGATGCGCTGTTCCCCGTCAGGACGACGATCCCCAGCTACCTCGGCCGGCCGTGGAAGGAATACGCCAGGACGGTGGTGATGGAGAGCACCATCGGCGATCTCATCAAGCCGGAGGGGTGGTCGGAATGGATGGGTGACCTCGGGCTCAAGACGCTCTACTACGCCGAGTACGCCAACACCGGGCCCGGCGCCGGGACAAGCAAGAGGGTGGCCTGGCCGGGGTACCGTGTCATCGGACAGGCCGAGGCCACCAAGTTCACCGCCGGCGTGTTCATCGACGGCATGAGCTGGCTCAAGAACACCGGCACGCCTAACGTCATGGGCTTCATCAAATGA